The DNA segment aaattataattaacaaaaagatatacataacatccaaatttaaatgaaatattaaaataaccaagtgtttggttttttataaaaaaaaaattaaaagaaacttGATCTAAACTAGAATTTTTATGTCCCAAACAAACTACCCTTTtttgttatactcttgcaaccagttgctatgAGTACAGAGTAtattgttcacctaacggttgtaaaaattgagatatcttgatgaaactagATGTAGATTCattagcacaaaaaaaaatatcgagttcgtagatgggcgtaatcggaccactgccacgcccacaaatcgccaataaccgaaaacatataaagtaccacaactaagcactaaattaagatataaaactaaaatttggtacaggggatcgcagtaaaaaggggcatctgtgggcaaaattttttgaaaaagtggcccCGCCCTcgtaacaagtttaatgtacacatCTTCTAAACCATCTAAGCTACAGCAACCAAATTTGCCGAGTACatatcttataagaacttctacccaTAGtgtggatgaaatcggaggataacctcgctcactccccatataacggtactgttaaagaCTATTAAAAGCGCGATAACTCAGTAAATAAATACGCTTTACTCTTTATGATTGGTTTCAcatcttaaagtatttccctggctttgattctttcaagttgcaagagtataaaatgttccgttGCACCCGaccttagccctttcttacttgttttaatatacatatattttttctctttattttgaaaacagacTCAAATTTTCTATCTGAAATTATCAcgtcaaaatatcaaaatttttacaatttcgaaaatataaagtttttataatttcaagtattgcagccgattggaagttgcacaacgaaaacgccccggctcacatcgcctttcttgtgaacagttacctcaccaaggccggcatcccaacgcttccgcagctgccctacagcccagatgtggccttCGGACttattttgtttccttgcctgaaaaggccaaaGGCTGAAAgggaatccaagcagcatgcacttcGGCTCTCAATGCTactccggagaatgccttccgtgacgccttcaatgcttggaaatcgtgcTGGCATCGACGCAGCAGGAgcctatttttaaagtttttaaagaattgtaacgattagttcaataaatttttttaaatcgactcagtcctattactttccggacaaaccctgtacatatgtacatacatatgtaaatgtggtCCGCTGACACAGCAGCTATGTAAATTATTGCACTTGTTTTGCTTAAATTCGCTTACATTGAGTTTACGCATTTGAActtaatcaattgaaaatttagcaTTGAAATTAGAAATAGATGTTTTATTGACTTTACGTTAACTGATAgctaaaatttcgcaaattctTCTTGACATTTAACCGTAACTTTATTTTTTGCctgttttcattttatatttcgttGGCAAGGGAACTAGAGACATGTATTCGTTTCttactataaatatttacttagatTTGGTAAATAGGAAATGCATAGACATATAATTTTAGCATAcatagtattatatatgtatattactaaaTGGCGAGGTACACGCATATTCTGCCACCtacataatttataaataagatatacatatgtacgcctAAGTAAAAACCAAGAGAAAAGATGTATACTGACAAATCTAtggcatttttataaaattaaaataataagtgttttaaattttgaaaaaagaatatcggtatttttgtaaatttttattattctctgaagtatgtatgtatatgtaggtctAAAATTAACAATCAAAATTTCTGATAATATTtaactataataaaattaaatataatttatatataataagaaatttttattaaagagtatattaaaatatcagtttgattttttttctgctttcttttatctcaataagtatgtatatgtatgtatgtgttaattTGATATTCCGTATACGCAATGGTAACAATTAACATTCTTCTTCTGCTCTTGTAAATTCActgcatataattttaaaattaattacacatttaaatatattatgcaACTTGAAATgtttctttgtattttatttttcaactctAGAGTCTGTGAACAAACCTAAAAACATATGTCATAGTAATGtcagaaaatgtaaacaaaaccaCAAGTAGTGCTTTGAttaccatttaatttttgattttctgtttttagttatttgtatcgtcgaatattaaaatatactttgTGAAATGAGTGCCCGTAACCGCGGCAAAGGAAAACGTGGAGGAAGCGCACACGGACAATATCGCAATGTGAAAACCAATCGCAATTGCGAACGTCAATTAGCGCAACGTGCCTGCGATCTTGCTAGCGATGATAGTGATAGCAGTTCCTCATCCTCGGATGCTGGTATCGATGGTATGGGACATCCACCAGACTTCCCAATTGCTATGTGGGATCTGAATCATTGTGATCCAAAGAAATGCTCTGGACGAAAATTGGCACGACTAGGTCTTATTGAAAATTTACGTTTGGGTCAAAAATTTCCAGGTCTTGTTCTTACACCGGTTGGTGTAAATTGTGTCAGCCCACTTGATAAAGATATAGTTGGAGCGGCAGGTGTAGCAGTGGTGGATTGTTCATGGGCTAAACTTGAAGAGACACCCTTCAATCGCATGCGTAGCCCACATCCACGCTTGCTGCCATATCTTGTAGCAGCTAATCCCATTAACTATGGAAAACCCTGCAAATTGAGTTGCGTTGAAGCAATTGCAGCGACGCTCTATATTTGTGGCTACGTGGATGAAGCGCAATGGTATATGGGCAAGTTTTCATGGGGTCATTCTTTCATTGAACTGAATGAATCACTGCTAAATAGTTATGCTGAATGTAAGACCAGTGAAGAGATTGTACGGGTGCAAAATGAATACCTGGAAAAGGAGCAAGCTGCACATAATAAACCAAAAGATTTTAGTGAATTCTACCCAACGAGCAGTAGCAGCAGTGATGAAGAGGATGACGACAAagatatagaaaataattacgTTGAAACTAATGTAAAGTGAGTTTCTTTTCCTCGCTGAATTCTTTTAGTTAacttaaaagtaaacaaatgataaaataaaaaaaaaaaaacatttttaaatttctgtctACTTTCAATCACATAGGAATTGTAATAAAACAATGATTTTTaagatttagaaaatatttattctaattTAAGAACTCATACAAAAGTAAtattcagatattaattataatgtaaattccaattttaaatacatacatcaaATCTACATCTGGCAATaggttaaagaaattatttattaaaggcTCATATCACTACAAGGGGACCCTCTACGAAGTTGTATGGGTATGCTGGTCgtgcattaaaataaaatatgaagtgCTACGAATATGCGAATTAAGAACATATATGATGAAATCCTTTTGTTAACTGACGAATCCAAGCAacagtttattttataaaagtgacATATCCATTGGCACAACTCCCAAATCCGCAGCAGATTTAAAATCATTGAGTATTTCGATGGTACTCTGGACTAACATTGACAAAATTAGTCATGCTGAAATAAGTGGCACTATTCTTCACAAGGAATTTGAGAAAGTCGTGAAGATGCACTAATAGCATCTGCATTGATTTTTCATCTAATGCGGAGAATCCAAGCATTGATCCAAGTTTAACGAATAGACGTAGCAGATGAAATCCCCCATAAAGCTTGGAAAGTGGTGTTTCGGGATGTTGTTGCAATATTTCCGCATATTGGGGCCGTTCAAATTTATAGAGCAACTGTGAACCTATCATaacattaaaatattcaacaacaCCATTTAGCACATCGTTAATTGCTACTTCCTTGGAAGCGTTCGTCGATTTTGATGTTTTCTTAAAGGCAATATATTGATCGACAATATCCTGAACTGTAATCTTTGCAGGAATGTCGAGCAGTTTGTGCTGGCGTGTAATAGCATCCCAATCATCGGCGAGGCATTGCTTAAGCTCGTctggtatttttattttaacctcCACTTTGGAAAGGAATGATTCTTCATTTTCCACACACGAGTCCAAACGATTTTGATGTGATGAGCCTGCACTTCCAATGCTTGTGCCAGTAGCCGCAGGCGTTGTTATTGCATTACTACTTGTACCCGCTCCGCTACCATTAGATTTGTCACTTGCGTTTGAAGTTGATCCTCCACGCTTCTTTTTGGGAGGCTCATCTTTGGTTGTTTCGTCTTTATTACTTGCAG comes from the Bactrocera neohumeralis isolate Rockhampton chromosome 2, APGP_CSIRO_Bneo_wtdbg2-racon-allhic-juicebox.fasta_v2, whole genome shotgun sequence genome and includes:
- the LOC126767968 gene encoding 18S rRNA aminocarboxypropyltransferase is translated as MSARNRGKGKRGGSAHGQYRNVKTNRNCERQLAQRACDLASDDSDSSSSSSDAGIDGMGHPPDFPIAMWDLNHCDPKKCSGRKLARLGLIENLRLGQKFPGLVLTPVGVNCVSPLDKDIVGAAGVAVVDCSWAKLEETPFNRMRSPHPRLLPYLVAANPINYGKPCKLSCVEAIAATLYICGYVDEAQWYMGKFSWGHSFIELNESLLNSYAECKTSEEIVRVQNEYLEKEQAAHNKPKDFSEFYPTSSSSSDEEDDDKDIENNYVETNVK
- the LOC126767952 gene encoding nuA4 complex subunit EAF3 homolog, whose amino-acid sequence is MTPKLKFAEGEKVLCFHGPLIYEAKALKSTITKDKQIKYYIHYAGWNKNWDEWVPENRVLKYNEANVQRQKEVYKQHSNAAGKNKKSTPKGKKGEGAGATSKDGTASGSSESRASTPSKDLNTTPLAAPSTSGRGNRSKPTTSTPVAKDSDVSAKDDSTAAAASNKDETTKDEPPKKKRGGSTSNASDKSNGSGAGTSSNAITTPAATGTSIGSAGSSHQNRLDSCVENEESFLSKVEVKIKIPDELKQCLADDWDAITRQHKLLDIPAKITVQDIVDQYIAFKKTSKSTNASKEVAINDVLNGVVEYFNVMIGSQLLYKFERPQYAEILQQHPETPLSKLYGGFHLLRLFVKLGSMLGFSALDEKSMQMLLVHLHDFLKFLVKNSATYFSMTNFVNVSPEYHRNTQ